The following proteins are encoded in a genomic region of Alistipes shahii WAL 8301:
- a CDS encoding TolC family protein: protein MKKALVYLILCCTALPAGAQTLTLDECRAAAAEHNRTLRDGRFELEAALQTRREALTGYFPQVSATGGVFQAQHGLVQADFGMTIPQLGTMNLPLSMVKRGIVGGITAVQPVFAGLKIVNGNKLARLGEEVGRLQLQKTESEVREQTDAYYWQVVSLRDNLSTIEAVERQLEEIHRQVELSVKAGLVTTNDLLRVELRQQEIASNRLKVENGLKVSKMLLAQHIGVDWRAFDVAAAEFGQPEAPAAFYVPVEEALDNRAEYRLAEKNVEAQKYRKRMERGKRLPTVGVGAGYLYYNVTDKDVDDGLVFAQVSVPISDWWGGAHALKKARIREQQAENDRLQAREMLAVEIERTWSEVQESYAQILLTRRSVTSAAENLRQNRNFYQAGTAPLTDLLDAETLYTRSRNDFTSACAAYRTSLARYMRVTGR, encoded by the coding sequence ATGAAAAAGGCTCTCGTATATCTGATTCTCTGCTGCACGGCCCTTCCGGCCGGAGCGCAGACCCTGACGCTCGACGAATGCCGCGCGGCCGCCGCCGAGCACAACCGCACGCTCCGCGACGGCCGGTTCGAACTTGAAGCGGCCCTGCAAACGCGCCGCGAGGCGCTGACCGGCTACTTCCCGCAGGTCTCGGCCACGGGAGGCGTTTTCCAGGCCCAGCACGGACTGGTGCAGGCCGATTTCGGCATGACCATCCCGCAGCTGGGGACGATGAACCTGCCGCTGTCGATGGTCAAGCGGGGGATTGTGGGCGGCATCACGGCCGTGCAGCCCGTTTTCGCGGGGCTGAAGATCGTCAACGGCAACAAGCTCGCCCGGCTGGGCGAGGAGGTCGGGCGGTTGCAGTTGCAGAAGACCGAGTCCGAGGTGCGCGAGCAGACCGACGCCTATTACTGGCAGGTCGTGTCGCTGCGCGACAATCTTTCGACCATCGAAGCCGTGGAACGCCAGCTGGAGGAGATTCACCGCCAGGTGGAACTCTCGGTCAAGGCCGGGCTGGTGACGACGAACGACCTGCTGCGCGTGGAACTGCGGCAGCAGGAGATCGCGTCGAACCGCCTGAAGGTCGAAAACGGACTGAAAGTCTCGAAGATGCTGCTGGCACAGCATATCGGTGTCGACTGGCGCGCTTTCGACGTGGCGGCGGCGGAGTTCGGCCAGCCCGAGGCGCCCGCGGCGTTTTACGTGCCGGTCGAGGAGGCGTTGGACAACCGGGCCGAGTACCGGCTCGCCGAGAAGAATGTCGAGGCTCAGAAGTACCGGAAGCGCATGGAGCGCGGCAAACGCCTGCCGACGGTGGGCGTCGGGGCCGGCTACCTCTACTACAACGTGACGGACAAGGATGTGGACGACGGGCTGGTTTTCGCCCAGGTGTCGGTCCCCATCTCCGACTGGTGGGGCGGGGCGCACGCCCTGAAGAAGGCCCGCATCCGGGAGCAGCAGGCCGAGAACGATCGGTTGCAGGCCCGCGAGATGCTGGCCGTGGAGATCGAGCGGACGTGGAGCGAGGTGCAGGAATCCTATGCGCAGATTCTGCTGACGCGGCGTTCCGTGACGTCGGCCGCCGAGAACCTGCGGCAGAACCGCAATTTCTACCAGGCCGGAACGGCTCCGCTCACCGACCTGCTGGACGCCGAGACGCTCTACACCCGGAGCCGCAACGACTTCACCTCGGCATGCGCCGCTTACCGGACTTCGTTGGCGCGTTACATGCGCGTGACGGGGCGATAG
- a CDS encoding DUF6132 family protein — MKLLKRHWPTLLGAALGALGGYLYWYFVGCADGTCPITSSPLNSTLWGAVMGGLLLSMFEPKPPRKE, encoded by the coding sequence ATGAAACTGCTGAAACGACATTGGCCGACGCTGCTGGGAGCGGCGCTGGGAGCCTTGGGAGGCTATCTCTACTGGTATTTCGTGGGGTGTGCCGACGGCACGTGCCCGATCACCTCCTCGCCGCTCAACAGCACGCTGTGGGGCGCCGTCATGGGCGGACTGCTGTTGAGCATGTTCGAACCGAAACCGCCCCGGAAAGAGTGA
- a CDS encoding RsmD family RNA methyltransferase translates to MRIVSGKYRGRAINPPKNLRARPTTDFAKENLFNVLGNLLDFEECDVLDLFAGTGSISYEFASRGARSVTAVEINAVHHDFIRRTAALLGIENFYPVKANVFLYLKSCAKQFDVIFSDAPYDLEGSEQVVKLVLERGLLRPGGILIFEHSKKMDFSDLDEFWQLRSYGSVQFSFFKKP, encoded by the coding sequence ATGCGAATAGTCAGCGGAAAATACCGGGGCCGGGCGATCAACCCGCCCAAAAACCTGCGTGCGCGGCCCACGACCGACTTCGCCAAGGAGAACCTCTTCAACGTGCTGGGCAACCTGCTCGATTTCGAGGAGTGCGACGTGCTCGACCTCTTTGCCGGCACGGGGTCGATCAGCTACGAATTCGCCTCGCGCGGCGCACGGAGCGTCACGGCGGTCGAGATCAACGCCGTGCATCACGATTTCATCCGCCGGACGGCCGCACTGCTGGGGATCGAAAACTTCTACCCTGTCAAGGCCAACGTTTTCCTCTACCTGAAAAGCTGCGCCAAGCAGTTCGACGTGATCTTCTCCGACGCCCCCTACGACCTGGAGGGCAGCGAGCAGGTCGTGAAGCTGGTCCTGGAACGCGGGCTGCTCCGCCCGGGCGGCATCCTGATCTTCGAACATTCGAAAAAAATGGATTTTTCGGATCTCGATGAGTTCTGGCAATTAAGAAGTTACGGAAGCGTGCAATTTTCTTTCTTCAAAAAGCCGTAA
- a CDS encoding DUF3822 family protein produces MSIQLSLDGHSFSVPALSELPAGEAPVTVELLLPRTMLVPGELFDAERGAEMLAANGMPPTAEECVVASDPEAEFVAVTAINREALRQVEEKLGDRARFTTPLLHTPANTAKTVWMSRRAGLLYIKVYDGGELQLAEAIPAATDTDAAYFFERLDGCFPLKEYELRIAGDNPKAARKLLGKRFRQTTCE; encoded by the coding sequence GTGTCCATTCAGCTCTCGTTGGATGGACACTCTTTTTCGGTCCCTGCACTCTCGGAACTGCCTGCCGGAGAGGCCCCGGTGACGGTCGAGCTGCTGCTGCCCCGCACGATGCTCGTGCCGGGCGAACTCTTCGACGCGGAGCGGGGCGCCGAGATGCTCGCGGCCAACGGCATGCCGCCGACGGCGGAGGAGTGCGTCGTCGCCAGCGACCCGGAGGCGGAATTCGTCGCCGTCACTGCGATAAACCGCGAGGCGCTGCGGCAGGTGGAGGAGAAGCTGGGCGACAGGGCGCGGTTCACCACCCCGCTGCTGCACACCCCCGCGAATACGGCCAAAACCGTGTGGATGAGCCGCCGGGCGGGACTTCTATATATTAAGGTATACGACGGCGGCGAATTGCAGCTGGCCGAAGCGATTCCCGCGGCGACGGACACCGATGCCGCCTACTTTTTCGAACGGCTCGACGGCTGTTTCCCGTTAAAGGAATACGAACTCCGCATTGCGGGCGACAACCCGAAAGCGGCGCGCAAACTGCTCGGCAAACGATTCAGACAGACGACATGCGAATAG